The Marinilongibacter aquaticus genome has a window encoding:
- a CDS encoding acyl-CoA desaturase, translating to MAVALSFFIGHWYLSLFSQTFFLHRYSAHKMFHMSKFWEKFFHLFTYITQGSSYLTPRAYAILHRMHHAYSDTEKDPHSPHHTKNIFTMMWKTKEIYNGLLSYKFKIEKRFEKDLPEWLSLDRIGESWVSRVLWGLAYVLFYVIGYLYFDVHWGFFFLLPIHFLMGPIHGAIVNWSGHKYGYQNFDNKDESKNSLLFDFLMMGELFQNNHHKHPMSINFAKRWFEIDPTFPMIKLLTWLRIIKPKAKSLE from the coding sequence ATGGCAGTAGCACTTTCTTTTTTTATAGGGCATTGGTACCTATCACTTTTCAGTCAGACTTTCTTTCTGCACCGCTATTCGGCACACAAAATGTTCCACATGAGCAAATTTTGGGAGAAGTTCTTTCATTTGTTCACGTATATTACACAAGGCTCTTCCTACCTCACGCCACGAGCGTATGCCATTTTGCACCGTATGCACCATGCCTATAGCGATACGGAGAAGGATCCGCATTCGCCGCATCACACCAAGAATATCTTTACGATGATGTGGAAAACGAAAGAGATTTACAACGGGCTTTTGAGTTACAAATTCAAAATTGAAAAGAGGTTCGAAAAAGATCTTCCCGAATGGCTTTCGCTCGATAGAATAGGAGAAAGCTGGGTTTCACGTGTTTTGTGGGGTTTGGCCTATGTGCTGTTCTATGTCATCGGGTACTTGTATTTTGATGTGCACTGGGGTTTCTTTTTCCTTTTGCCTATTCACTTTTTGATGGGGCCAATTCACGGAGCTATCGTAAATTGGAGTGGGCATAAGTACGGTTATCAGAATTTCGACAACAAAGACGAATCGAAAAACAGCCTTTTGTTCGACTTTTTGATGATGGGCGAACTTTTCCAGAATAACCATCACAAGCACCCCATGTCTATAAACTTCGCCAAAAGATGGTTTGAAATTGATCCGACATTTCCAATGATCAAATTGTTGACTTGGTTGCGGATTATCAAGCCCAAAGCGAAGTCGCTTGAATAA
- a CDS encoding glycosyltransferase family 2 protein, giving the protein MPEEVLTISVVLYKTKKELLKDLIESLSRIKLNAYVYFIDNSPSNVLEEYIPKQDWFMYRHNAKNLGYGKAHNLAIEESKHTGRYHVCLNPDIFFEAGTLEKIVDFAESRPEIGLIQPKIMFPDGRSQRLFKLLPEPVVLARRLFEGSFLTENAKSEEFRMAFADENKNFEAPFLSGCFMFFRKEALEEVNGFDPRFFLYCEDLDLSRRIHKNWQTYYFSEATAYHYFKRASRTEISHLLYFIRSAIQYFNKYGWTRDLERDEINKRTIIKFKETRNTPNASKFIAV; this is encoded by the coding sequence ATGCCCGAAGAAGTATTGACTATTTCCGTGGTTTTATACAAGACAAAAAAAGAATTACTAAAGGACCTAATTGAATCTTTAAGTCGAATAAAACTCAATGCGTACGTATATTTTATCGACAATTCACCGAGCAATGTTTTGGAGGAATACATTCCCAAACAGGATTGGTTTATGTATCGTCACAATGCAAAAAATTTAGGGTACGGAAAGGCCCATAATTTGGCTATTGAAGAAAGCAAACATACAGGTCGGTATCATGTTTGTCTCAACCCCGATATTTTTTTCGAGGCGGGCACGCTCGAAAAGATCGTGGATTTTGCTGAATCCAGACCTGAGATAGGGCTTATTCAGCCCAAGATCATGTTTCCGGATGGTCGCTCACAACGCCTTTTTAAACTCTTGCCAGAACCCGTAGTGTTGGCCCGAAGGCTTTTCGAGGGCAGCTTTTTGACCGAGAATGCGAAATCGGAAGAGTTTCGTATGGCCTTTGCCGACGAGAATAAAAATTTTGAAGCCCCTTTTCTTTCCGGTTGTTTTATGTTCTTCCGGAAAGAGGCTCTTGAAGAAGTCAATGGTTTTGATCCTCGCTTTTTTTTGTATTGCGAAGACCTCGATCTCTCGAGAAGAATTCACAAGAATTGGCAAACCTATTATTTCTCCGAAGCGACGGCTTATCATTATTTTAAAAGGGCTTCGCGTACCGAAATTAGCCATTTGCTGTATTTCATACGGTCGGCTATTCAATATTTCAATAAATACGGCTGGACTCGCGATTTGGAACGCGACGAAATAAACAAAAGGACCATTATTAAATTCAAAGAAACCCGAAATACACCGAATGCTTCCAAATTCATTGCAGTATAA
- a CDS encoding B12-binding domain-containing radical SAM protein, which translates to MPKILVANTYFYPLDKKQWRFKKPYPPLGTLGICALLESKGYTVRFFDNSLNDKPEAIEGVLGAFQPDYFLVYDDGFNYLTKMCLSVMQDAAFAMANLAHEQGARCIINSSDSTDQFAKYLDHNFDYVVLGEGDNTVLSLLMALADKKEPSEVRGIAYRNTGGEIKRTGAASVLKDLNSLPIAKWSLVDMAAYRKIWLDHHGYFSLNVATTRGCPYKCNWCAKPIYGNNYNMRSPEHVLTEIEMLVREFQVDHFWFCDDIFGLKASWVSEFRKMVKSKGLRFKYMIQSRVDLLLKPAYLDDLAESGLETVWLGAESGSQHILDAMDKGIQIQQIFEVVPLVKSKGIRVALFIQFGYLGESKDDIQKTLDMILQLMPDEIGISVSYPLPGTKFYEKVKNRLERKTNWSDSDDLDPLYATPFSAEFYKKMHRYVHARFRTKMHLQKIQKASWAVLKKPLPLAKDMLSLAYNGSRVILLRGEIEKTIYGDGAV; encoded by the coding sequence ATGCCAAAAATATTAGTCGCTAATACGTATTTCTATCCTCTCGATAAAAAGCAATGGCGTTTCAAAAAGCCTTATCCGCCTCTGGGCACCTTGGGTATTTGTGCTTTGCTCGAATCGAAAGGCTATACTGTACGTTTTTTCGACAACAGCCTGAACGATAAACCAGAGGCCATAGAAGGGGTTTTAGGGGCTTTTCAGCCGGATTATTTTTTGGTGTACGACGATGGGTTCAATTACCTGACAAAAATGTGTTTGTCTGTTATGCAGGACGCAGCCTTTGCCATGGCCAATTTGGCACATGAACAGGGGGCTCGCTGCATCATCAACAGCTCGGATTCGACAGATCAGTTTGCCAAGTATTTGGATCACAATTTCGATTATGTGGTGCTCGGCGAAGGAGATAATACCGTTTTGTCTTTGTTGATGGCCTTGGCCGATAAAAAGGAGCCAAGTGAGGTTCGAGGAATTGCCTATCGCAACACAGGTGGCGAAATAAAACGTACAGGAGCCGCTTCGGTTTTAAAGGATTTGAACAGCTTGCCGATAGCGAAATGGAGCCTTGTAGATATGGCCGCATACCGTAAAATTTGGTTAGACCATCACGGGTATTTCAGTTTGAATGTGGCGACCACAAGGGGCTGTCCGTACAAATGCAATTGGTGTGCAAAACCAATTTATGGAAATAATTACAATATGCGTTCGCCCGAACATGTGCTTACAGAAATTGAAATGCTTGTGCGTGAATTTCAGGTAGATCACTTCTGGTTTTGCGACGATATTTTTGGCTTAAAGGCGTCTTGGGTTAGTGAATTCAGAAAGATGGTGAAGTCAAAAGGGCTTCGTTTCAAATATATGATTCAATCGCGGGTAGATTTGCTTTTGAAGCCCGCCTATCTCGACGATTTGGCCGAATCTGGATTGGAAACCGTTTGGCTTGGTGCAGAATCGGGTTCTCAGCATATTTTGGATGCTATGGATAAAGGCATACAAATACAGCAAATTTTCGAAGTGGTGCCTTTGGTCAAATCAAAGGGAATACGGGTCGCACTTTTTATTCAGTTTGGCTATTTGGGAGAAAGCAAAGATGATATCCAGAAAACCTTGGATATGATTTTGCAACTCATGCCGGATGAAATTGGGATTTCGGTTTCGTATCCGTTACCAGGCACAAAGTTTTACGAGAAAGTAAAAAATAGACTAGAAAGGAAAACAAATTGGAGTGATTCCGACGATTTGGATCCTTTGTATGCCACGCCCTTTTCAGCCGAGTTTTACAAAAAAATGCACCGCTATGTGCATGCCCGATTTAGAACAAAAATGCATTTGCAGAAGATACAGAAGGCCTCATGGGCAGTATTGAAGAAACCGCTGCCCTTGGCCAAAGACATGCTTTCTTTGGCATATAACGGTTCTCGTGTGATTCTGTTGAGAGGAGAAATCGAAAAAACAATATACGGAGATGGAGCAGTTTGA
- a CDS encoding class I SAM-dependent methyltransferase, which yields MEQFDSAAKTYDRDFSCSKTGRLQRNLIQLQLSRLLDSGGELEILELNCGTGEDALWLANKGHQVWATDISDEMLAATSRKVAQIDAIRVKKVDLKNLGELDSERKYDMVFSNFGGLNCLNAYEFERFFNEVGVLIKPDGHLVLVVMSRFCLWETLYFSIKLRPLQALRRLRGFALAQVSGEQLATWYYSVRMLRKMAKKSFVLKKSKAIGCFGPPSYLESFFVQRPKFFAWLERIEMRRADLSWQAHFADHIYLEFKAK from the coding sequence ATGGAGCAGTTTGATTCGGCGGCAAAAACATACGATCGAGATTTTTCTTGCTCAAAGACAGGGCGACTGCAAAGAAACCTTATTCAGCTTCAGCTTTCTCGTTTGCTCGATTCTGGTGGCGAATTGGAAATTCTTGAGCTGAACTGCGGGACAGGCGAAGATGCCCTTTGGTTGGCGAATAAGGGGCACCAAGTATGGGCTACCGATATATCCGATGAGATGTTGGCCGCTACCTCCAGAAAAGTAGCTCAAATCGATGCCATTCGAGTAAAGAAAGTGGATTTGAAGAATTTGGGTGAATTGGACTCGGAAAGGAAGTACGATATGGTCTTTTCCAATTTTGGTGGACTGAATTGTCTAAATGCCTATGAATTTGAACGTTTTTTTAATGAAGTCGGGGTTTTGATAAAACCCGATGGGCATCTTGTATTGGTGGTCATGTCGAGATTCTGTCTTTGGGAAACGCTCTATTTTTCAATCAAATTGAGACCCTTGCAAGCACTTCGGCGTCTGCGTGGTTTTGCATTGGCCCAAGTGTCTGGTGAGCAATTAGCTACTTGGTATTATTCGGTGCGTATGTTGCGAAAAATGGCCAAAAAATCTTTTGTATTGAAAAAGAGTAAAGCGATAGGTTGCTTTGGTCCACCTTCATATTTGGAAAGCTTTTTTGTCCAACGTCCCAAGTTTTTTGCGTGGCTCGAAAGAATAGAAATGCGAAGGGCGGATTTATCCTGGCAAGCTCATTTTGCCGATCATATTTACCTTGAATTCAAAGCGAAATGA
- a CDS encoding B12-binding domain-containing radical SAM protein, translating to MSLLLTHAYYLKEDQKEQKVMKPYPPLGILYISAFLKERDLAHQVFDSTFQTFAAQKDFIRQAKPKIIALYTNLMTKVNVVKLMKLLKKEASFGFPKIVLGGPDVSYNCENYLKAGADFLIIGEGEETMCELYTALLAEEDISTIHGLAYLQNGKLKKTAPRTKIKDLAELPLPNREAIDFSLYLDTWKKHHGKSSMTVSTQRGCPYTCKWCSTAVYGQSYRRRPAKAVVAELLQLSEKYNPDAIWFVDDVFTVSHKWVRAFVDEMQKADLKIPFECITRAERLSDEILALLKSVGCFRIWIGAESGSQKIIDAMDRGVDVNVVKEMIQKTNSLKMESGTFIMLGYPGETLEDIDETIRYLKDAQPTHYTITLAYPIKGTSLFNEIEDKIVNQTDWETSTDRDIDFKRTYPKTFYDYAIRKVIHEVESRREKSLIKSIVHKMKSIFADIQMKKYS from the coding sequence ATGAGCTTACTCTTGACGCACGCATATTATCTCAAAGAAGACCAAAAGGAGCAAAAGGTGATGAAACCCTATCCTCCTTTGGGGATATTGTACATTTCGGCCTTCTTGAAAGAAAGGGATCTTGCCCATCAAGTATTCGACAGCACATTTCAAACCTTTGCGGCTCAGAAGGATTTTATTCGTCAGGCGAAGCCAAAGATTATCGCTCTTTACACCAATTTGATGACGAAGGTCAATGTGGTTAAACTCATGAAATTGCTGAAGAAAGAGGCCTCTTTCGGTTTTCCGAAGATTGTTTTGGGTGGCCCGGATGTGAGCTACAATTGTGAGAACTATTTAAAAGCGGGTGCCGATTTTTTGATCATCGGGGAAGGTGAAGAAACCATGTGCGAGTTGTATACGGCCCTTCTTGCAGAGGAAGATATTTCAACTATTCACGGCTTGGCTTATTTACAGAATGGGAAATTGAAAAAAACTGCCCCACGCACAAAAATCAAGGATTTAGCCGAATTGCCGTTGCCCAATCGTGAAGCCATCGACTTCTCACTTTATTTGGATACTTGGAAAAAACATCACGGGAAAAGCTCCATGACCGTGAGTACGCAAAGAGGTTGCCCATATACCTGCAAATGGTGCAGTACCGCGGTGTATGGACAAAGTTACCGCCGTCGGCCTGCGAAAGCCGTAGTGGCTGAGCTGCTGCAATTGAGTGAAAAGTATAATCCCGATGCCATCTGGTTTGTCGACGATGTGTTTACGGTCAGCCATAAGTGGGTTCGGGCTTTTGTAGACGAAATGCAAAAGGCGGACTTAAAGATACCCTTTGAGTGCATTACGCGAGCAGAGCGTTTGAGTGATGAGATTTTGGCCTTATTGAAAAGTGTGGGCTGTTTTCGAATTTGGATAGGTGCGGAAAGTGGATCGCAAAAGATCATCGACGCTATGGATAGGGGAGTGGATGTGAATGTGGTCAAAGAAATGATACAGAAGACCAACAGTTTAAAAATGGAATCGGGCACGTTTATCATGCTGGGTTATCCAGGCGAAACTTTGGAAGACATCGACGAAACCATTCGCTATTTGAAGGACGCTCAACCCACTCATTATACGATTACATTGGCTTATCCCATAAAAGGCACAAGTTTGTTCAATGAAATTGAAGACAAAATTGTCAATCAGACCGATTGGGAGACTTCAACTGATCGCGATATCGATTTCAAACGCACATACCCGAAAACATTTTATGATTATGCAATCCGGAAAGTGATTCACGAGGTAGAAAGCCGAAGAGAAAAATCCCTTATCAAATCGATCGTGCACAAAATGAAATCCATTTTTGCCGATATTCAAATGAAAAAATACAGCTAA
- a CDS encoding class I SAM-dependent methyltransferase produces MPFEKTIKNVAYLTPVQEDKNFSDLYINLRTREGRFLGFKEIQTLPVASTKNKHFKEWQMRAKSAQRFVEYLKAEAPFAGVLELGCGNGWFAHLLAKECPNTKVYGLDINELELMQAGQCFHRDNLSFAYADIIRLNEHSFNEKIDLIVLNASVQYFDNLPVLFEKLASLMQNNGELHILDSPFYEKSEIGEAQKRTAHYYQSIGFREMAKYYFHHCIETVHDFDILYQPKRLGLKRVFGFADSPFPWLRKVYD; encoded by the coding sequence ATGCCCTTTGAAAAAACGATCAAGAATGTAGCCTATTTAACTCCTGTGCAGGAAGACAAAAACTTCTCGGATTTGTATATCAACCTGCGAACAAGAGAAGGGCGATTTTTGGGTTTCAAAGAAATTCAGACTTTGCCTGTGGCCAGTACGAAAAATAAGCACTTCAAGGAATGGCAAATGCGGGCTAAGTCTGCCCAAAGGTTTGTGGAATATTTAAAGGCAGAAGCTCCTTTTGCAGGGGTGTTGGAGTTGGGCTGCGGAAATGGCTGGTTTGCCCATTTGTTGGCTAAAGAATGCCCAAATACAAAAGTGTACGGTTTGGATATTAATGAACTGGAGTTGATGCAGGCTGGGCAATGTTTTCATAGGGATAATTTGAGTTTTGCGTATGCGGATATTATACGCTTAAATGAGCATAGCTTCAATGAAAAAATAGACCTGATTGTATTGAATGCGAGTGTGCAGTATTTCGATAATCTGCCAGTACTGTTTGAGAAATTGGCCTCTTTAATGCAAAATAATGGTGAGCTCCATATTTTGGACAGCCCTTTTTATGAGAAGAGTGAGATTGGAGAGGCTCAGAAAAGAACAGCACACTATTATCAAAGTATTGGTTTTCGTGAAATGGCCAAATACTATTTCCATCATTGTATTGAAACCGTTCACGATTTTGACATTTTATATCAACCGAAGAGACTTGGCCTGAAAAGAGTGTTTGGCTTCGCAGATTCACCATTTCCTTGGCTACGAAAAGTATATGATTGA
- a CDS encoding ArnT family glycosyltransferase: protein MIERQKYPLVFAASAFLVWLIVRFVLRFDGLYGQDAYEYFRYAKALNTFLSEGKPPGDYFWPLYYPILGALLSLFVAPIFALQWISVGSLVLTAIFVHRTICLLYEEKSTSGFYVLVCFVLSPMVLRAGMLVMSDMLATLFVCLSAYSILSFDKKKHLKYFLGFIVFAVSASMTRYVAAVIVWPLGIWGTFKFFKHRKSPWHLFWALLLGFLLILPHWLIRSQSPVAFLKHPALFSWSAANFFRSQFMGTDGTFQFKFINIIYAFGGFYHPAYFVLGALFVLLVLILKQKLNASIYILWISALVYGLFLAGVPYQNMRFLILSFPLIIVCVFPGWQFILEKTPFKKIAFTLFVLLQLSLFAHVMQPLLHRSKLEQAVVAKLSAYQGSTLYSFDMDVALKGRELRFEYKNLWDTLYTQFKVGDFVLFNPMGLKDQWQGKNPMLNWEYLKTNYQMETVEQMPEGWTLFKIISIEN, encoded by the coding sequence ATGATTGAAAGGCAGAAATATCCTCTTGTTTTTGCGGCATCAGCTTTTTTAGTCTGGTTGATCGTTCGTTTTGTGCTGCGTTTTGATGGCCTATATGGGCAAGATGCCTACGAATATTTCCGCTATGCCAAAGCCCTTAATACTTTTCTAAGTGAAGGCAAGCCGCCCGGTGATTATTTTTGGCCGCTCTATTATCCCATTTTAGGGGCTCTGTTATCCTTGTTTGTGGCTCCGATATTCGCTCTGCAATGGATTAGCGTGGGTTCCTTGGTGCTGACGGCCATTTTTGTACACCGAACGATATGCTTGCTCTACGAAGAAAAAAGTACGTCCGGCTTTTATGTGCTGGTCTGCTTTGTACTTTCTCCAATGGTTTTACGGGCGGGAATGCTCGTGATGTCGGATATGCTGGCCACGCTGTTTGTTTGTTTAAGTGCCTATTCTATCCTTTCCTTTGATAAAAAGAAACATTTAAAATACTTTTTGGGCTTTATTGTTTTTGCCGTTTCGGCTTCGATGACACGCTATGTTGCTGCGGTAATTGTATGGCCACTGGGCATTTGGGGCACGTTTAAATTCTTTAAGCATCGAAAGTCGCCGTGGCATTTATTTTGGGCTCTCTTGCTTGGCTTTCTTTTGATTTTGCCGCATTGGCTTATCCGTAGCCAATCGCCAGTGGCCTTCTTGAAACATCCGGCTTTGTTCAGCTGGTCGGCCGCCAATTTCTTCAGGAGTCAATTTATGGGGACGGATGGGACATTTCAATTTAAGTTTATAAACATTATTTACGCATTTGGCGGTTTTTATCACCCAGCCTATTTTGTATTGGGGGCACTTTTTGTCCTGCTCGTTCTTATCTTAAAGCAAAAGCTAAATGCATCCATTTATATCCTTTGGATTTCTGCTTTAGTCTATGGGCTTTTTCTTGCCGGGGTTCCCTATCAAAACATGCGTTTTTTAATCCTCAGTTTTCCACTGATAATTGTCTGTGTTTTCCCTGGTTGGCAGTTTATTCTTGAAAAAACACCTTTTAAGAAAATAGCATTTACCCTGTTCGTACTCTTGCAGCTGAGCTTGTTTGCTCATGTTATGCAGCCATTATTACACAGAAGCAAACTCGAACAAGCCGTGGTGGCCAAACTGTCGGCTTATCAAGGGAGCACTTTGTACAGTTTTGATATGGATGTGGCCTTGAAAGGACGTGAACTTCGGTTTGAGTATAAAAATTTATGGGATACGCTGTACACCCAATTTAAGGTTGGCGATTTTGTCTTGTTTAATCCAATGGGTTTAAAAGACCAATGGCAAGGCAAAAATCCAATGCTCAATTGGGAATATTTAAAAACGAATTATCAAATGGAAACCGTGGAGCAAATGCCAGAAGGCTGGACTTTGTTTAAAATAATCTCTATTGAAAATTGA
- a CDS encoding polysaccharide deacetylase family protein — protein MIWIKVKYRLRLAYSSLLFWSRGYKRTLKNKYGERIVLFHGIDVDGQTKYNSRFVSEAYFEQFIQFCVNNFNVLSLEDYYQGKFKANTLNLVITFDDGYLNNFEKAVPILKKYNVPASFFVTRGLRQPEVLWPDFVDLCSYYSDRTAIKAGNMLFDKQGKAFKHGNIELKSWLTGKSFQEIQDIFQFFSNEWQAIKSKKIGEYWQLMEGEHIADLAKEELFTIGVHGSQHISLANVSLAEAEKDILDNKMALEKILAQPVTSIAFPFGHYNADVLAMCRAIGFEKILTVDYVQKADRQINDLKNRFVINPYISFEKQLYFLLRGKYE, from the coding sequence TTGATTTGGATTAAAGTAAAATATCGCCTGCGTTTAGCCTATAGTTCCTTGCTCTTTTGGAGTAGGGGCTATAAACGCACGCTCAAAAATAAGTATGGTGAACGCATTGTATTGTTTCATGGAATTGATGTAGATGGACAAACCAAATACAACTCCAGATTTGTATCTGAGGCCTATTTCGAGCAATTCATCCAGTTTTGTGTCAATAATTTCAATGTGCTTTCCTTGGAGGATTATTACCAAGGAAAGTTCAAAGCCAACACTTTAAACCTCGTCATAACATTTGACGACGGGTATTTGAACAATTTTGAAAAGGCTGTGCCGATTTTAAAAAAATACAATGTACCGGCGAGCTTTTTTGTCACTAGAGGTTTGCGTCAGCCCGAAGTGCTTTGGCCGGATTTTGTGGATTTGTGCAGCTATTATTCAGATAGAACAGCAATTAAAGCGGGCAATATGCTTTTCGACAAGCAGGGGAAAGCATTTAAGCATGGGAATATTGAATTGAAAAGCTGGTTGACCGGAAAATCCTTTCAAGAAATTCAAGACATTTTTCAGTTTTTTTCGAATGAATGGCAGGCGATCAAGTCCAAAAAAATTGGAGAATATTGGCAGCTCATGGAAGGTGAACATATTGCCGATTTGGCCAAAGAAGAGCTGTTTACCATTGGAGTGCACGGAAGCCAACACATTAGCTTGGCGAATGTTTCGTTAGCTGAGGCCGAGAAGGATATTTTGGACAATAAGATGGCTTTGGAAAAAATACTAGCCCAACCTGTTACGTCTATCGCTTTCCCTTTTGGACATTACAATGCAGATGTGCTCGCAATGTGCCGGGCAATCGGTTTTGAAAAAATACTGACGGTAGATTATGTCCAAAAAGCGGATCGCCAGATTAATGATTTGAAAAATCGCTTTGTGATCAACCCTTACATTTCTTTTGAAAAGCAGCTTTACTTTTTACTTAGAGGGAAATACGAATGA
- a CDS encoding GNAT family N-acetyltransferase, producing the protein MIRYKDKYILRRAEERDFPALVQMYTEVFDKRVSLDYFKRKYDTEYLRVKNLSAIALYNETPVAYYGILPQKFRRGNEEVLLAQLCDNITLPAHQRQGLNSRLAELTFEIMKTEGIGMAYALPNESSFPAILKMNWGQRGRFSRFHFAVRTLPLAKVLNRLNWNAVYDLFFEKGHETQFLRCFAASDKHWKQAVSSPFLAYKNKMHGHYFVRYSDCTFWIKIESIMHVGLCSLGNKESLGKALRKLKRKAALLGINEILFQVDPNSDEYQKLGAFAESKPSWPLVYKKIDYGLEIEDFVFTLADLDTF; encoded by the coding sequence ATGATACGCTACAAAGACAAATATATTTTAAGAAGGGCGGAAGAAAGGGATTTTCCGGCACTTGTGCAGATGTATACCGAGGTGTTTGATAAAAGGGTTAGTTTGGATTACTTCAAACGCAAATACGATACGGAATATCTGAGAGTAAAGAATCTGTCGGCGATTGCCCTTTATAATGAGACGCCAGTAGCGTATTACGGAATTTTACCCCAAAAGTTTAGGAGAGGAAATGAAGAAGTGTTGCTTGCCCAACTTTGCGATAATATCACATTGCCCGCACACCAACGGCAAGGCCTGAATTCACGCTTGGCAGAATTGACCTTTGAAATTATGAAGACTGAAGGTATTGGAATGGCCTATGCCCTGCCCAATGAAAGCTCTTTTCCTGCAATTCTTAAAATGAACTGGGGGCAAAGAGGACGATTCAGCCGCTTCCATTTTGCTGTTCGCACATTGCCTTTAGCCAAGGTGTTGAACAGGTTGAACTGGAACGCAGTCTACGACTTGTTCTTCGAAAAAGGGCACGAAACACAATTTTTAAGATGTTTCGCTGCGTCGGATAAACATTGGAAACAGGCCGTTTCATCGCCTTTCTTGGCGTATAAAAATAAGATGCACGGCCATTATTTTGTTCGGTATTCTGATTGCACTTTCTGGATAAAAATTGAGTCCATTATGCATGTGGGCTTGTGCAGCCTTGGCAACAAGGAATCGTTGGGCAAAGCCTTGAGAAAATTGAAACGCAAAGCGGCTCTTTTGGGTATAAATGAGATATTGTTTCAAGTAGACCCAAATTCGGATGAATATCAAAAATTAGGGGCTTTCGCCGAGTCAAAGCCCTCGTGGCCTTTGGTTTATAAAAAAATCGATTACGGTCTGGAGATAGAAGATTTTGTGTTTACACTCGCCGATTTGGATACTTTTTAG